A window of the Natronospira proteinivora genome harbors these coding sequences:
- a CDS encoding S1C family serine protease — MRPAVTLLLLVAVSLSACARYTDVTPAPEYFDAMAPLFTVGVPEEQPLPPLIQDGLSQEELSRIQVHRQAHRGVVSVTTLSAYHSRWAGTVPVAGAGSGAIVDGRGVVVTNHHVVAGAQRLIITLYDGSLYPARLIGSDPEMDLAVLRFDPMGRSLTVLPFADSGRLQVGQSVLAMGNPFGLEGTLTAGVISALNRPVQLQSGFIIRDLIQSDAAINPGNSGGPLLNGQGQLVGINSMLIGPSAGSVGISLSIPANAVRRITHQILKEGRVVRGWIEIEGLALNERLSRQAGIPPGQGILVTRVKPGGNAERAGLRDGQDGRMIRHGAHRIPVEGDVITAINGEPVASVAELFALLEETRPGDRAELRIRRGGRSQTVEIELGQRPSFQ, encoded by the coding sequence ATGCGGCCTGCTGTGACCCTCCTCTTGCTTGTTGCTGTATCGCTCTCCGCTTGTGCCCGTTACACGGATGTCACGCCGGCGCCGGAGTATTTCGATGCCATGGCCCCCTTGTTCACGGTGGGCGTGCCGGAGGAGCAGCCGCTGCCGCCGCTGATCCAGGATGGTTTGTCCCAGGAAGAGCTGTCCCGGATTCAGGTGCATCGTCAGGCCCATCGGGGCGTGGTGAGTGTGACCACTTTGAGCGCATATCACAGCCGCTGGGCGGGCACGGTGCCCGTTGCCGGGGCGGGCAGCGGGGCGATTGTAGATGGACGCGGGGTAGTGGTGACCAATCACCATGTGGTGGCAGGTGCCCAGCGGCTAATTATCACCCTCTACGACGGCAGCCTGTATCCGGCCCGGCTGATTGGCTCCGATCCGGAGATGGATTTGGCCGTTTTGCGATTTGATCCCATGGGTCGGAGCTTGACGGTGCTTCCTTTTGCCGACAGTGGCCGGCTTCAGGTAGGGCAATCGGTGCTGGCTATGGGTAACCCCTTTGGCCTGGAAGGCACCCTGACTGCTGGGGTGATCTCGGCACTCAATCGGCCGGTGCAGCTGCAGTCCGGCTTTATCATTCGGGATTTGATCCAGTCGGATGCTGCCATCAACCCGGGTAACTCCGGTGGACCTCTGCTCAATGGCCAGGGCCAGCTCGTGGGTATCAATTCCATGCTGATCGGCCCTTCCGCCGGCAGTGTCGGCATCAGTCTGTCCATTCCTGCCAATGCGGTTCGACGTATCACTCACCAAATTCTAAAGGAAGGCCGGGTGGTGCGAGGCTGGATCGAGATCGAAGGCCTGGCCCTGAATGAGCGGCTGAGTCGTCAGGCGGGTATTCCCCCCGGGCAGGGGATTCTGGTTACCCGGGTCAAGCCGGGGGGTAATGCCGAGCGGGCCGGCCTTCGGGACGGCCAGGATGGGCGGATGATTCGCCACGGGGCCCACCGTATTCCGGTGGAAGGGGATGTGATCACCGCCATCAACGGAGAGCCGGTGGCTTCAGTAGCCGAGCTTTTCGCTTTGCTGGAGGAGACCCGCCCGGGGGATCGTGCCGAATTACGGATTCGGCGTGGTGGCCGTAGCCAGACGGTGGAAATCGAATTGGGGCAGCGCCCGAGCTTCCAGTAA
- a CDS encoding amidohydrolase family protein, which produces MIPRASSWPTLLLTAITALGMIACASSPSLPPPAADHHLHIRSDTGGEALPRVQLARGKSRSELSPGRQDADDVLKEMDRHGIQQGVLLSLGYMYAIPEINFENEYRKVRQENDFVAEQAARYPDRLIAFCGISPIRDYSLKEIQRCAGMDVTGIKMHMANSGVDLDNPRHWASLEAAFREANARGLAIVIHYRPRNGGYGAAEAERFMTSLMPLASDVTVQLAHMGGGGIIDTATMSAIRRFAQDLDDYPNLYFDISAAWAREQDVPASVERIERHRNRRNVARAVEWLGTDRILFGSDWDSIEFQDTLQPLQRTQGLTAEIAKEILSNRAPYLPQVD; this is translated from the coding sequence ATGATACCGCGAGCGTCGAGCTGGCCTACCCTCTTGCTGACGGCGATCACCGCCCTGGGAATGATCGCCTGTGCCTCATCGCCTTCTCTGCCACCCCCGGCAGCGGATCATCACCTTCATATACGCAGCGACACCGGTGGAGAGGCCCTGCCCCGGGTGCAGCTTGCCCGGGGAAAAAGCCGATCGGAACTGAGCCCGGGCCGGCAGGATGCCGATGATGTGCTGAAGGAGATGGACCGCCATGGCATCCAACAGGGCGTGCTGCTCTCGTTGGGGTATATGTATGCCATTCCGGAGATCAACTTCGAGAATGAATACAGGAAGGTTCGACAGGAGAACGATTTCGTGGCTGAGCAGGCCGCCCGTTATCCAGATCGGTTGATCGCCTTTTGCGGGATCAGCCCGATCCGGGATTATTCCCTGAAAGAGATCCAGCGCTGTGCTGGAATGGATGTGACCGGAATCAAGATGCACATGGCCAATTCCGGTGTGGATCTGGATAACCCACGCCATTGGGCATCACTGGAGGCTGCCTTTCGCGAAGCCAATGCCCGTGGTCTTGCCATCGTGATCCATTATCGTCCCCGGAACGGCGGTTACGGAGCAGCTGAAGCGGAACGATTCATGACATCGTTGATGCCCCTGGCATCGGATGTAACCGTACAGCTAGCCCACATGGGGGGTGGCGGCATCATCGATACAGCCACCATGTCGGCCATTCGACGTTTTGCGCAAGATCTGGACGATTACCCAAACCTCTACTTCGATATCTCTGCTGCCTGGGCCCGGGAACAGGATGTCCCTGCAAGCGTGGAACGAATAGAGCGCCATCGAAATCGTCGAAATGTCGCTCGGGCCGTGGAATGGCTGGGAACGGATCGAATCCTGTTTGGCTCTGACTGGGACAGCATCGAATTCCAGGATACCCTTCAGCCTCTCCAACGGACACAAGGCCTGACAGCGGAAATCGCTAAAGAAATCCTTTCTAACCGGGCACCGTATCTCCCGCAAGTCGACTAG
- a CDS encoding ATP-binding protein has translation MKLTRLQITRLPGIQGTIHLRDLDPGLNLITGPNAVGKSSLIRALEYLAGGVRTADPRDLVLEADFDNDVRWTVKRTASHVQWYRDGEPATTGPRLPARDELHCYWLKVEDLLAEDGQQDAALVAEIRTALAGGFDLAALRGDAFDFGPARGRKEGRELQEARQRLGEVEAENQALQRDEQDLDRLQGEVDAARQGARERDTLMGSLELEKILSERRSLEAVLAGFPKGMEKLRGDEQERLEQLDRRIDELEEEQLRIREQGDAAHRKLSRAGLGDNPPVNHERRAARWQLESVKARSGEIARQQSELVRLQAELDRACQPLRDTVVGGADSAPDIAVATLERASELAVRLRKLEIDVERLDSRIQSAGQAPEARQLDAHQQAVAALRSCLVGQPEAGASRLGMALAALGGLATAAAALWLSLWWLLAPAALSLFAAGVMVNRSVSSDGRQTRARFERSGLAGPSGWHREAVEKRLSELESDLAELQLARRRADAVSEDQAERDRLQQQLNALNEEKAELAREIGFDPALTAASVDFIARVLGQWQRAATEVAKVEAHLEQLETEQQSELQAVQQRLKAWGMSVPAEEAALDEALNALDARCEQAEAAEREWGEAEDRQRQLEQQLEERRVERRSLFARLGLDESDRNGLAERLAQLSEWRQTQDSLRVLDRREAELRETLVNAPERLQQAEAGEREVLETGLQRANEQAELLESLLQEVSATRERLRSAGKDQALESAMAAAAQARNALGEQHQQAMLAEAGQFLLDDVEAEYQNEHEPAVLADARRLFQRFTHHAFDLALDEDAGLLARDLTQSGRRRLSELSSGTRMQLLLSVRLAWTRRLEERCEPLPLFLDEALTTSDESRFREVAQNLASLAREEGRQIFYLSARQQERALWEQLAGLTPHHLDLAEIRFGQSDLGAADYRLPAVETLPEPVDESPEQWAARVGIPAIDPRQPVGGLPLFHLLRDDLALLYRLMQRYRVWGLGQLESLLNSDVAEKAIPDENWRRQLASRCAAARAWQQAWQHGRGKPVGRAALEASGAVSETFMERVCEQAESLGGDGGALIEALANKAVSGFRNDKREELAEWLEAEGYISPETPLDEEERLQRTIWRTTRAADEEETRELVSWLEAGQRV, from the coding sequence ATGAAGTTGACCCGTCTGCAAATCACCCGCCTGCCCGGCATCCAGGGCACTATCCACCTGCGGGACCTGGACCCGGGTCTGAACCTGATCACCGGTCCCAATGCCGTTGGCAAGAGCAGCCTGATCCGGGCATTGGAGTATTTGGCCGGTGGTGTCCGCACAGCAGACCCGCGTGATCTAGTGCTGGAAGCGGATTTCGACAATGACGTCCGCTGGACAGTGAAGCGCACCGCCAGCCATGTGCAGTGGTATCGGGATGGCGAGCCGGCGACGACCGGCCCGCGCCTGCCGGCCCGTGATGAATTGCATTGCTACTGGCTCAAGGTGGAAGACCTGCTGGCCGAGGACGGCCAACAGGACGCCGCATTGGTGGCCGAGATCCGCACCGCCCTGGCCGGTGGCTTTGATCTGGCCGCATTGCGGGGTGATGCGTTTGATTTCGGTCCGGCCCGGGGGCGCAAGGAAGGCCGTGAGCTGCAGGAGGCCCGGCAGCGTCTGGGTGAGGTGGAGGCCGAGAATCAGGCGTTGCAGCGTGACGAGCAAGACCTGGACCGCCTGCAAGGCGAGGTGGACGCCGCCCGGCAGGGAGCCCGTGAACGCGACACCCTGATGGGTTCGCTGGAACTGGAGAAGATCCTGAGCGAACGCCGTTCCCTGGAAGCGGTACTGGCCGGTTTTCCGAAGGGCATGGAGAAGCTTCGGGGTGACGAGCAGGAACGCCTGGAGCAGCTTGACCGACGGATCGATGAACTGGAGGAAGAGCAGCTGCGCATCCGCGAGCAAGGGGATGCGGCCCACCGGAAACTGAGCCGGGCCGGGCTTGGTGACAACCCACCGGTCAACCATGAGCGCCGGGCAGCGCGCTGGCAACTGGAGAGCGTCAAGGCTCGGAGCGGGGAGATAGCTCGTCAGCAGTCGGAGCTGGTCCGGCTGCAGGCTGAACTGGACCGGGCGTGTCAGCCCTTGCGGGACACAGTGGTAGGGGGCGCTGATTCGGCCCCGGATATCGCCGTGGCGACGCTGGAACGGGCCAGCGAACTGGCTGTTCGGTTGCGGAAGCTGGAGATCGATGTCGAACGCCTGGACAGCCGCATCCAGTCGGCGGGCCAAGCCCCGGAGGCGCGGCAATTGGATGCCCACCAGCAGGCCGTGGCGGCCTTGCGAAGCTGCCTGGTTGGCCAACCTGAGGCAGGCGCTTCCCGTCTGGGTATGGCACTGGCCGCGCTGGGGGGGCTGGCTACGGCAGCCGCCGCTCTCTGGCTGAGTCTCTGGTGGCTGTTAGCCCCGGCGGCACTGTCATTGTTCGCGGCCGGGGTGATGGTGAATCGCTCGGTGAGTAGCGATGGTCGCCAGACTCGCGCTCGGTTTGAGCGCAGCGGCCTGGCGGGCCCTTCAGGCTGGCATCGTGAGGCCGTGGAGAAACGTCTATCCGAGCTGGAGTCCGATCTGGCGGAACTGCAATTGGCCCGGCGTCGAGCCGATGCCGTGAGCGAGGATCAGGCCGAGCGCGACCGCCTGCAACAACAGTTGAATGCCCTCAATGAGGAGAAGGCCGAGCTGGCCCGGGAAATCGGTTTCGATCCGGCCCTGACGGCGGCCAGCGTGGATTTCATCGCCAGGGTGTTGGGCCAATGGCAAAGGGCGGCGACCGAGGTGGCGAAAGTTGAGGCTCATCTCGAGCAGCTGGAAACCGAACAGCAAAGCGAGTTGCAGGCGGTGCAGCAGCGGCTCAAGGCCTGGGGCATGTCGGTTCCGGCTGAAGAGGCCGCGCTGGACGAGGCCTTGAATGCCCTTGATGCCCGCTGTGAACAAGCGGAGGCTGCCGAGCGGGAGTGGGGAGAGGCCGAGGACCGTCAGCGCCAGCTTGAGCAGCAACTGGAGGAGCGCCGAGTTGAACGCCGCAGCCTCTTTGCGCGCCTGGGCCTGGATGAAAGCGATCGAAACGGTCTGGCCGAGCGTCTCGCTCAGCTGTCGGAGTGGCGCCAGACCCAGGACAGTCTGCGGGTCTTGGATCGGCGGGAGGCGGAATTGCGCGAAACCCTGGTCAATGCCCCGGAACGCCTGCAACAGGCGGAAGCCGGTGAGCGGGAGGTCCTGGAAACAGGGCTGCAGCGGGCCAACGAGCAGGCCGAGTTGTTGGAGTCCCTGCTGCAAGAGGTGAGTGCCACCCGCGAACGGCTGCGCAGCGCCGGCAAGGACCAGGCCCTGGAAAGTGCCATGGCTGCGGCGGCCCAGGCAAGAAATGCCCTCGGCGAGCAGCATCAGCAAGCCATGCTGGCCGAGGCCGGCCAGTTTCTGCTGGATGATGTGGAAGCCGAATATCAGAACGAACACGAACCCGCCGTGCTGGCCGATGCCCGCCGGCTTTTCCAACGCTTCACTCACCATGCCTTCGATCTGGCATTGGACGAAGACGCCGGCCTGCTTGCCCGGGATTTAACCCAGAGCGGCCGTCGCCGCTTGTCCGAGTTGTCGTCCGGCACTCGCATGCAGTTGTTGCTCTCCGTCCGCTTGGCCTGGACCCGGCGTCTGGAGGAGCGCTGTGAACCCTTGCCGCTGTTTCTGGACGAGGCCTTGACCACCAGCGATGAAAGCCGTTTCCGTGAAGTGGCCCAGAACCTGGCGAGCCTGGCTCGGGAAGAGGGACGACAGATCTTCTACCTCAGCGCACGCCAGCAGGAACGGGCCCTGTGGGAGCAGCTGGCCGGGCTCACTCCCCATCACCTGGATCTTGCCGAAATCCGATTCGGACAAAGTGATCTCGGTGCGGCCGATTACAGACTGCCGGCGGTGGAGACATTGCCGGAACCCGTTGATGAAAGCCCGGAGCAGTGGGCGGCCCGGGTAGGCATTCCGGCTATTGACCCCCGCCAGCCGGTGGGCGGCCTGCCGCTCTTTCACCTGCTGCGGGATGATCTGGCCTTGCTGTATCGCCTGATGCAGCGCTATCGGGTCTGGGGCCTTGGCCAGCTTGAAAGCCTGCTGAACTCGGATGTGGCCGAGAAGGCCATCCCTGATGAGAACTGGCGCCGACAATTGGCCAGCCGCTGTGCCGCGGCCCGGGCCTGGCAGCAGGCCTGGCAGCATGGGCGCGGCAAGCCCGTGGGCCGGGCCGCATTGGAAGCGTCCGGGGCCGTAAGCGAGACCTTCATGGAACGGGTATGCGAACAGGCCGAGTCCCTGGGTGGCGATGGCGGGGCCCTGATTGAGGCCCTGGCCAACAAGGCGGTGAGTGGATTTCGCAATGACAAGCGGGAAGAGCTGGCCGAATGGCTGGAGGCAGAGGGCTATATCAGCCCCGAAACCCCTCTGGACGAGGAAGAACGGCTGCAACGCACCATTTGGCGAACGACTAGAGCGGCCGACGAGGAAGAAACTCGCGAGCTGGTGAGTTGGCTGGAGGCCGGCCAGCGCGTATAG
- a CDS encoding metallophosphoesterase family protein, producing MSLKLLAVGDMHLGRRPSRLPDDLTQQGGELSPAVAWSRLVDAAIDEDVDVVALAGDVVEREDDFYEAGRQLHAGVARLASAGIRVVGVAGNHDVQVLPRLVRELPDFELIGANGQWEPWSLEQAGETLTLWGWSFPRKQVHDSPLAGQTFQRRPGLNLGLLHCDRDQPGSHYGPISSAELRGAGLDGWLLGHIHKPDALSLENPSGYLGSVSGMDPGEAGDRGPWLLQIERGRLASLEQWVLAPIRFEPLQLDLTELEEAEAVRSRLAECLRQIDARISQSFRPPDAVGLRVTLNGRSRFGKQALAILESERQGANNVSPGGSSIRYFIEKLIPHTLPEIPLAELADRQDPAGLLARRLLLLDSDGDSEARRRLLAEGRERLMARARDPRWQGLGEPSLDDAAVADWLRQAGRRLLEQMLRQQDGGQAA from the coding sequence ATGAGCTTGAAACTGTTGGCGGTTGGCGACATGCATTTGGGGCGACGGCCGTCCCGCCTGCCGGACGATCTGACCCAGCAGGGCGGTGAGTTGAGCCCGGCTGTGGCCTGGTCCCGGCTGGTGGATGCGGCCATCGATGAGGACGTGGATGTGGTTGCCCTGGCCGGCGATGTGGTGGAACGGGAGGATGATTTCTACGAGGCTGGCCGCCAGCTCCATGCAGGGGTGGCCCGGCTGGCCTCGGCCGGTATCCGGGTGGTGGGCGTGGCCGGCAACCACGATGTGCAGGTCCTGCCACGCCTGGTTCGGGAGTTGCCTGATTTCGAACTCATCGGTGCCAACGGCCAGTGGGAGCCCTGGTCGCTGGAGCAAGCCGGCGAGACCCTCACCCTCTGGGGCTGGTCCTTTCCCCGCAAGCAGGTGCATGACAGCCCGCTGGCCGGGCAGACCTTCCAACGACGCCCGGGTCTGAACCTGGGCCTGCTGCATTGCGACCGCGACCAACCGGGCAGCCATTACGGCCCGATCAGCAGTGCCGAGCTGCGGGGCGCCGGCCTGGATGGCTGGTTGCTCGGCCATATTCACAAGCCCGATGCCCTCTCCCTTGAGAACCCTTCCGGCTATCTGGGGTCGGTCTCCGGCATGGACCCGGGCGAGGCCGGTGACCGGGGTCCCTGGCTGTTGCAAATCGAGCGCGGCCGCCTGGCGTCGCTGGAGCAATGGGTTCTGGCTCCCATCCGCTTCGAACCCCTGCAGCTCGATCTCACTGAGCTGGAAGAAGCCGAAGCAGTTCGTAGCCGTCTGGCAGAGTGCTTGCGGCAGATCGATGCCCGCATCAGTCAATCCTTCAGGCCGCCTGATGCCGTCGGGCTTCGCGTCACTCTTAATGGCCGCAGCCGTTTCGGCAAACAGGCCCTGGCCATTCTGGAAAGCGAACGCCAGGGGGCCAATAATGTGAGTCCCGGCGGCAGCTCGATCCGCTACTTCATTGAAAAACTGATTCCCCATACCCTGCCGGAGATTCCCCTGGCCGAACTCGCCGACCGCCAGGACCCGGCCGGGCTGCTGGCCCGTCGTCTCTTGCTGCTGGACAGTGATGGAGATAGCGAGGCACGGCGGCGTCTTTTGGCCGAGGGCCGCGAGCGGTTGATGGCCCGGGCCCGCGACCCGCGTTGGCAAGGCCTTGGCGAGCCGTCGCTCGACGATGCTGCCGTGGCCGACTGGCTGCGCCAGGCCGGGCGACGGCTGCTGGAACAGATGCTGCGCCAGCAGGACGGGGGACAAGCAGCATGA
- a CDS encoding choice-of-anchor B family protein, giving the protein MRISITITALLLSSFAVAGEQPCEDGTAGPYPCSRVDLAAFMPIEEIGGEGQSLNDVWGWTDPDSGREFALVGRSGGTSFVEVSDPASPVYLGDLPTRSLTTHRPGEPRLAMQKTEQPVHGRDARLFCHDDCDAPGGAWRDAKVYQHYALIVSEEAGHGLQIFDLTRLLDVESGAPETFDEDAHYDGFGNAHNLELNSETGMAYAVGTSNADARHNYNGGPHFVDVSDPLMPSHAGGYGGDGYTHDAQCVIYQGPDEGFQGDEICFNSNEDSLTLVNVSDHDSPQLISRSDYPRVGYTHQGWLSEDHRWFYLNDETADLNDNSRTRTLVFDVAELAAPELAYEYYSPDLAIAHNNYVRGDYLYQSNYTSGLRILDVSTPDRPVEAAYLDTQPDSEEHTFRGTWSNYPWFESGTVVFTDIEDGLFVVRPRLPEDSDDGADLSVSGMIESHGSNGQDFALSTRITVENLGPEDASGVEFVASLPASGELAVTGEQPGACDSSERVLRCRYGTLATGASFVVDLTAEADEAVDEGLIVWAVSDQHDPDTANNRQVLPRDGQASQPIASFRYDCHDLSCEFDASDSKGGTTGIESLSWSFGDGSTGEGEQISHEYPQGGEYTVTLTVNNEADENAETSRTVSVSAPARDSADSSSSSFGCSISQRGPLAGQTKVVDRFDPLLAAMLLLAVAGLLGGRRRVG; this is encoded by the coding sequence ATGCGTATATCCATCACAATCACGGCCCTATTGTTGTCTTCCTTCGCCGTTGCGGGGGAACAACCCTGCGAAGACGGTACGGCAGGGCCTTATCCCTGTAGCCGGGTGGATTTGGCCGCCTTTATGCCGATTGAAGAGATCGGTGGCGAAGGGCAGAGCCTGAATGATGTCTGGGGCTGGACCGATCCGGATTCGGGCCGTGAATTTGCCCTCGTGGGCCGTTCCGGTGGAACCAGCTTCGTGGAGGTCAGCGATCCGGCCAGTCCGGTTTATCTGGGGGATCTGCCCACCCGCAGCCTGACCACCCACCGGCCCGGTGAGCCACGCCTGGCCATGCAGAAGACAGAACAACCGGTTCATGGTCGGGATGCACGGCTGTTTTGCCACGACGACTGCGATGCCCCCGGAGGCGCTTGGCGCGATGCCAAGGTTTACCAACACTATGCTCTGATCGTCAGTGAAGAAGCAGGTCATGGCTTGCAGATATTTGATCTTACCCGCCTATTGGATGTGGAGTCGGGCGCTCCCGAAACCTTTGATGAAGATGCCCATTATGATGGCTTTGGCAACGCCCACAATCTCGAGCTCAACAGCGAGACGGGTATGGCCTATGCCGTGGGGACCAGCAATGCTGATGCCCGGCACAACTACAATGGCGGGCCGCATTTCGTGGATGTGTCGGACCCGCTGATGCCCAGTCATGCAGGGGGGTACGGTGGGGATGGTTATACCCATGATGCCCAGTGCGTGATCTATCAAGGCCCGGATGAAGGCTTTCAGGGGGATGAAATCTGCTTTAACAGCAATGAAGATTCATTGACGCTGGTTAATGTGAGTGACCATGATTCACCCCAGCTAATCAGTCGAAGCGACTATCCCCGGGTCGGTTATACCCACCAGGGTTGGCTGAGTGAAGATCATCGCTGGTTCTATCTCAATGATGAGACCGCTGATCTCAACGATAATAGCCGCACCCGTACATTGGTGTTCGATGTGGCGGAACTGGCGGCCCCCGAACTGGCCTATGAGTACTACAGCCCGGATCTTGCCATTGCCCATAATAACTATGTCCGTGGCGATTACCTTTATCAGAGCAACTACACCAGCGGACTCCGGATTCTGGATGTCAGTACGCCGGATCGACCCGTGGAAGCGGCGTATCTGGATACCCAGCCCGATAGCGAAGAGCACACCTTTCGTGGCACTTGGAGTAACTATCCCTGGTTTGAGAGCGGCACGGTGGTGTTCACTGATATTGAGGACGGTCTGTTCGTTGTACGACCCCGCTTGCCTGAAGACAGTGACGATGGTGCGGACCTTTCAGTCAGCGGCATGATTGAGTCCCATGGCTCGAATGGGCAGGATTTTGCCCTGAGTACCCGGATAACGGTTGAGAACCTGGGGCCGGAAGATGCATCGGGGGTGGAGTTCGTGGCCAGTTTGCCTGCCAGTGGAGAACTGGCTGTTACGGGCGAGCAGCCAGGGGCGTGTGACAGCAGCGAGCGGGTACTGCGATGTCGCTATGGCACGTTGGCCACGGGGGCGTCCTTTGTGGTGGACCTGACAGCAGAAGCAGACGAGGCAGTGGATGAGGGTTTGATCGTATGGGCGGTTTCCGATCAGCATGATCCGGATACTGCGAATAACCGTCAGGTGCTGCCCCGGGATGGCCAGGCCAGTCAGCCCATTGCCAGTTTCCGTTATGACTGTCATGACTTGTCCTGTGAATTCGATGCTTCGGATTCAAAGGGCGGGACAACAGGTATTGAATCGCTGTCTTGGAGCTTTGGTGACGGCAGCACGGGCGAGGGTGAGCAAATCAGCCATGAATATCCCCAGGGTGGGGAATACACCGTCACCCTGACTGTGAACAATGAAGCCGATGAGAATGCGGAGACCAGCCGCACGGTGAGTGTCTCTGCACCGGCCCGTGATTCGGCCGACAGCTCATCTTCGAGCTTTGGCTGCAGTATCAGCCAGAGGGGCCCGCTTGCCGGACAAACAAAAGTGGTTGATCGCTTTGATCCCTTACTGGCCGCCATGCTGTTGCTGGCGGTAGCCGGGCTACTGGGCGGCCGACGACGGGTCGGATAA
- a CDS encoding zinc ribbon domain-containing protein, which translates to MKTSLDPFRAGRHNDLPTSRKGYSDPMEHCPYCDTPIEAGVVVCPKCRAEKGYAMRSNGSIRHSPMPWPLVGLLVLCSFSVAAVLIYTGILGLMEEADIWGIVVILLGLLFIVLGGMGLRPQRPKWFRPYR; encoded by the coding sequence ATGAAGACCTCGCTTGATCCCTTCCGGGCAGGCAGACACAATGACTTGCCCACATCCCGAAAAGGCTATTCTGATCCCATGGAACACTGCCCCTACTGCGACACCCCCATTGAAGCCGGTGTTGTGGTCTGTCCCAAATGCCGGGCCGAGAAAGGCTATGCCATGCGCAGCAACGGCTCCATCCGCCACTCCCCCATGCCCTGGCCGCTGGTGGGTCTGCTGGTACTGTGCAGCTTTTCCGTTGCCGCCGTCCTGATTTACACGGGGATTCTTGGCCTGATGGAGGAAGCCGATATCTGGGGGATCGTGGTCATCCTGCTGGGGCTGCTGTTTATCGTGCTGGGCGGCATGGGGCTCAGACCGCAAAGACCCAAATGGTTTCGCCCCTACCGATGA
- a CDS encoding SIMPL domain-containing protein — translation MREPKWMVLVAAAALLMACSDDPDTVSVSGTAERDFMPDYYDLHLLLEVRGDDRAALSEELESNLDALMRVAQNHGLEEDDIRAWEVQLRQESHYDADEQRRIITGLRLSREVRLRADADQDMGRLIREVLVTEMTQMRRIQPGLEDRDSRRQTLLGEAVENARAQAQALALGDDREVGRLKDVRLAGPAGPGLRAHQMTDQEDASVSFEPEPITISAQVEAVFVLD, via the coding sequence ATGCGTGAGCCCAAATGGATGGTCCTGGTGGCAGCCGCTGCACTGCTCATGGCTTGCAGCGACGATCCGGACACCGTATCGGTTTCTGGAACCGCAGAACGGGATTTCATGCCCGACTACTACGATTTACATCTGCTGCTGGAAGTACGCGGCGATGATCGCGCAGCACTCAGCGAGGAACTGGAAAGCAATCTAGATGCGCTGATGCGCGTAGCCCAGAACCACGGACTGGAAGAAGACGATATTCGGGCCTGGGAAGTGCAATTGCGGCAGGAGAGCCATTATGATGCCGACGAACAACGCCGGATCATCACCGGCCTGCGACTGTCCCGCGAAGTTCGCCTGCGAGCGGATGCCGATCAGGACATGGGACGGCTCATCCGCGAGGTATTGGTGACGGAGATGACGCAAATGCGGCGCATTCAACCGGGCCTGGAAGACCGGGACAGCCGTCGCCAGACCCTGCTGGGCGAAGCGGTGGAAAATGCCCGCGCTCAGGCTCAGGCCCTGGCGCTTGGGGACGACCGTGAAGTGGGACGCCTGAAGGATGTCCGTCTTGCCGGGCCTGCCGGGCCCGGCTTGCGGGCCCATCAGATGACGGATCAGGAGGACGCCTCGGTGAGTTTTGAACCCGAGCCCATCACGATTTCGGCCCAGGTAGAGGCGGTTTTCGTACTGGATTGA
- a CDS encoding DUF411 domain-containing protein yields MNWKLLIPLIALTVLAALAAMVWSSSGEETDGSTLPEMTVYKTPECGCCSLWADHAEQAGFPVTARDVSHRELNGKKAEAGLPHGLGSCHTTFVDGYVIEGHVPIEQVERLLQERPDALGLAVPGMPVGSPGMEMGDRQDPYEVVKFDAEGGTEVYARYPQ; encoded by the coding sequence ATGAATTGGAAATTGCTGATTCCCTTGATTGCATTGACGGTGCTGGCAGCGCTGGCCGCCATGGTCTGGTCGTCCAGTGGCGAAGAAACGGACGGCTCAACCCTGCCGGAGATGACGGTTTACAAGACGCCTGAATGTGGCTGCTGCAGCCTGTGGGCGGATCATGCCGAGCAAGCCGGATTTCCGGTAACGGCCCGGGACGTTAGTCACCGTGAGCTGAACGGGAAAAAGGCCGAGGCCGGCCTGCCCCATGGGCTGGGTTCCTGCCACACCACTTTCGTGGACGGCTACGTCATTGAGGGTCATGTGCCGATCGAGCAGGTTGAGCGCCTGTTGCAAGAACGCCCTGATGCCCTGGGGCTAGCCGTCCCCGGCATGCCAGTGGGTTCCCCCGGCATGGAAATGGGCGACCGGCAGGACCCCTACGAAGTGGTGAAATTCGATGCTGAAGGAGGGACTGAGGTATATGCCCGCTACCCTCAGTAA